In a single window of the Pongo abelii isolate AG06213 chromosome 1, NHGRI_mPonAbe1-v2.0_pri, whole genome shotgun sequence genome:
- the S100PBP gene encoding S100P-binding protein isoform X4, translating to MMCSRVPSEQSSGTSLLPKDSAPFSWGSLDEDGLDDSLLELSEGEEDDGDVNYTEEEIDALLKEDDPSYEQSSGEDDGGHVEKGERGSQILLDTPQEKNSSYSLGPVAETPDLFKLPQLSTSSGHGPAHTKPLNRRSVLEKNLIKVTVAPFNPTVCDAVLDKDETDSSKDTERLSSLGEEMREDGLSPNESKLCTESEGISPNNSAWDGPQLSSSNNNFEQTVSDKNMPDSENPTSVFSRISDHSETPSTMELSCRNGSHKSSCEMRSLVVSSSSNKQDVLKDSGKMKGHERRLGKVIPVLQTKTRTNVPTFSQSNLEQQKQLYLRSVIAHIEDPEDTNQG from the exons ATGATGTGCTCACGGGTGCCCTCTGAACAGTCTTCTGGTACCTCTCTCTTGCCTAAAGACAGTGCCCCATTTTCTTGGGGTTCCTTGGATGAGGATGGATTGGATGACTCCTTGCTGGAGCTGTCAGAGGGAGAggaagatgatggtgatgtaaATTACACAGAGGAAGAGATTGATGCACTGTTGAAGGAAGATGACCCATCATATGAGCAGTCTTCTGGAGAAGATGACGGTGGGCATGTtgagaagggagaaagagggagtCAAATTCTACTTGATACTCCCCAAGAGAAAAATTCATCGTATAGCCTGGGACCAGTAGCTGAGACTCCTGACCTCTTCAAACTACCTCAGCTAAGTACATCAAGTGGTCATGGACCAGCTCATACTAAACCATTAAACAGACGCTCTGTGCTAGAAAAGAATCTTATAAAAGTAACTGTTGCACCATTTAATCCAACAGTTTGTGATGCTGTGCTTGATAAGGACGAGACTGATTCATCCAAAGATACTGAAAGACTCTCTTCCCTTGGAGAAGAGATGAGAGAAGATGGTCTTAGCCCAAATGAAAGCAAACTTTGTACTGAATCTGAAGGGATCAGCCCCAATAACTCTGCCTGGGATGGGCCCCAGCTCTCTTCTTCAAACAATAACTTTGAACAGACTGTCTCTGATAAAAATATGCCTGACAGTGAGAACCCTACGTCTGTATTCTCTCGGATCTCAGACCATTCAGAGACTCCTTCTACTATGGAGTTATCCTGCAGAAATGGTTCACACAAGTCAAGTTGTGAAATGAGATCTCTGGTTGTTTCCAGCTCATCAAACAAA CAGGATGTTCTTAAGGATTCTGGGAAGATGAAAGGCCATGAGAGAAGACTAGGCAAAGTCATTCCTGTTCTACAAACCAAGACCAG GACTAATGTTCCGACGTTTTCACAATCAAATCTAGAACAGCAGAAGCAGCTTTATCTCAGGAGTGTCATTGCTCATATAGAAGACCCAGAGGACACTAACCAAG GATGA
- the S100PBP gene encoding S100P-binding protein isoform X5, translated as MMCSRVPSEQSSGTSLLPKDSAPFSWGSLDEDGLDDSLLELSEGEEDDGDVNYTEEEIDALLKEDDPSYEQSSGEDDGGHVEKGERGSQILLDTPQEKNSSYSLGPVAETPDLFKLPQLSTSSGHGPAHTKPLNRRSVLEKNLIKVTVAPFNPTVCDAVLDKDETDSSKDTERLSSLGEEMREDGLSPNESKLCTESEGISPNNSAWDGPQLSSSNNNFEQTVSDKNMPDSENPTSVFSRISDHSETPSTMELSCRNGSHKSSCEMRSLVVSSSSNKDVLKDSGKMKGHERRLGKVIPVLQTKTRTNVPTFSQSNLEQQKQLYLRSVIAHIEDPEDTNQG; from the exons ATGATGTGCTCACGGGTGCCCTCTGAACAGTCTTCTGGTACCTCTCTCTTGCCTAAAGACAGTGCCCCATTTTCTTGGGGTTCCTTGGATGAGGATGGATTGGATGACTCCTTGCTGGAGCTGTCAGAGGGAGAggaagatgatggtgatgtaaATTACACAGAGGAAGAGATTGATGCACTGTTGAAGGAAGATGACCCATCATATGAGCAGTCTTCTGGAGAAGATGACGGTGGGCATGTtgagaagggagaaagagggagtCAAATTCTACTTGATACTCCCCAAGAGAAAAATTCATCGTATAGCCTGGGACCAGTAGCTGAGACTCCTGACCTCTTCAAACTACCTCAGCTAAGTACATCAAGTGGTCATGGACCAGCTCATACTAAACCATTAAACAGACGCTCTGTGCTAGAAAAGAATCTTATAAAAGTAACTGTTGCACCATTTAATCCAACAGTTTGTGATGCTGTGCTTGATAAGGACGAGACTGATTCATCCAAAGATACTGAAAGACTCTCTTCCCTTGGAGAAGAGATGAGAGAAGATGGTCTTAGCCCAAATGAAAGCAAACTTTGTACTGAATCTGAAGGGATCAGCCCCAATAACTCTGCCTGGGATGGGCCCCAGCTCTCTTCTTCAAACAATAACTTTGAACAGACTGTCTCTGATAAAAATATGCCTGACAGTGAGAACCCTACGTCTGTATTCTCTCGGATCTCAGACCATTCAGAGACTCCTTCTACTATGGAGTTATCCTGCAGAAATGGTTCACACAAGTCAAGTTGTGAAATGAGATCTCTGGTTGTTTCCAGCTCATCAAACAAA GATGTTCTTAAGGATTCTGGGAAGATGAAAGGCCATGAGAGAAGACTAGGCAAAGTCATTCCTGTTCTACAAACCAAGACCAG GACTAATGTTCCGACGTTTTCACAATCAAATCTAGAACAGCAGAAGCAGCTTTATCTCAGGAGTGTCATTGCTCATATAGAAGACCCAGAGGACACTAACCAAG GATGA
- the S100PBP gene encoding S100P-binding protein isoform X3 — MMCSRVPSEQSSGTSLLPKDSAPFSWGSLDEDGLDDSLLELSEGEEDDGDVNYTEEEIDALLKEDDPSYEQSSGEDDGGHVEKGERGSQILLDTPQEKNSSYSLGPVAETPDLFKLPQLSTSSGHGPAHTKPLNRRSVLEKNLIKVTVAPFNPTVCDAVLDKDETDSSKDTERLSSLGEEMREDGLSPNESKLCTESEGISPNNSAWDGPQLSSSNNNFEQTVSDKNMPDSENPTSVFSRISDHSETPSTMELSCRNGSHKSSCEMRSLVVSSSSNKQDVLKDSGKMKGHERRLGKVIPVLQTKTRTNVPTFSQSNLEQQKQLYLRSVIAHIEDPEDTNQDKNYWKQL, encoded by the exons ATGATGTGCTCACGGGTGCCCTCTGAACAGTCTTCTGGTACCTCTCTCTTGCCTAAAGACAGTGCCCCATTTTCTTGGGGTTCCTTGGATGAGGATGGATTGGATGACTCCTTGCTGGAGCTGTCAGAGGGAGAggaagatgatggtgatgtaaATTACACAGAGGAAGAGATTGATGCACTGTTGAAGGAAGATGACCCATCATATGAGCAGTCTTCTGGAGAAGATGACGGTGGGCATGTtgagaagggagaaagagggagtCAAATTCTACTTGATACTCCCCAAGAGAAAAATTCATCGTATAGCCTGGGACCAGTAGCTGAGACTCCTGACCTCTTCAAACTACCTCAGCTAAGTACATCAAGTGGTCATGGACCAGCTCATACTAAACCATTAAACAGACGCTCTGTGCTAGAAAAGAATCTTATAAAAGTAACTGTTGCACCATTTAATCCAACAGTTTGTGATGCTGTGCTTGATAAGGACGAGACTGATTCATCCAAAGATACTGAAAGACTCTCTTCCCTTGGAGAAGAGATGAGAGAAGATGGTCTTAGCCCAAATGAAAGCAAACTTTGTACTGAATCTGAAGGGATCAGCCCCAATAACTCTGCCTGGGATGGGCCCCAGCTCTCTTCTTCAAACAATAACTTTGAACAGACTGTCTCTGATAAAAATATGCCTGACAGTGAGAACCCTACGTCTGTATTCTCTCGGATCTCAGACCATTCAGAGACTCCTTCTACTATGGAGTTATCCTGCAGAAATGGTTCACACAAGTCAAGTTGTGAAATGAGATCTCTGGTTGTTTCCAGCTCATCAAACAAA CAGGATGTTCTTAAGGATTCTGGGAAGATGAAAGGCCATGAGAGAAGACTAGGCAAAGTCATTCCTGTTCTACAAACCAAGACCAG GACTAATGTTCCGACGTTTTCACAATCAAATCTAGAACAGCAGAAGCAGCTTTATCTCAGGAGTGTCATTGCTCATATAGAAGACCCAGAGGACACTAACCAAG aCAAAAATTACTGGAAACAGCTTTGA
- the S100PBP gene encoding S100P-binding protein isoform X2, whose translation MMCSRVPSEQSSGTSLLPKDSAPFSWGSLDEDGLDDSLLELSEGEEDDGDVNYTEEEIDALLKEDDPSYEQSSGEDDGGHVEKGERGSQILLDTPQEKNSSYSLGPVAETPDLFKLPQLSTSSGHGPAHTKPLNRRSVLEKNLIKVTVAPFNPTVCDAVLDKDETDSSKDTERLSSLGEEMREDGLSPNESKLCTESEGISPNNSAWDGPQLSSSNNNFEQTVSDKNMPDSENPTSVFSRISDHSETPSTMELSCRNGSHKSSCEMRSLVVSSSSNKQDVLKDSGKMKGHERRLGKVIPVLQTKTRTNVPTFSQSNLEQQKQLYLRSVIAHIEDPEDTNQDRVSPSWPGRSRTLDFK comes from the exons ATGATGTGCTCACGGGTGCCCTCTGAACAGTCTTCTGGTACCTCTCTCTTGCCTAAAGACAGTGCCCCATTTTCTTGGGGTTCCTTGGATGAGGATGGATTGGATGACTCCTTGCTGGAGCTGTCAGAGGGAGAggaagatgatggtgatgtaaATTACACAGAGGAAGAGATTGATGCACTGTTGAAGGAAGATGACCCATCATATGAGCAGTCTTCTGGAGAAGATGACGGTGGGCATGTtgagaagggagaaagagggagtCAAATTCTACTTGATACTCCCCAAGAGAAAAATTCATCGTATAGCCTGGGACCAGTAGCTGAGACTCCTGACCTCTTCAAACTACCTCAGCTAAGTACATCAAGTGGTCATGGACCAGCTCATACTAAACCATTAAACAGACGCTCTGTGCTAGAAAAGAATCTTATAAAAGTAACTGTTGCACCATTTAATCCAACAGTTTGTGATGCTGTGCTTGATAAGGACGAGACTGATTCATCCAAAGATACTGAAAGACTCTCTTCCCTTGGAGAAGAGATGAGAGAAGATGGTCTTAGCCCAAATGAAAGCAAACTTTGTACTGAATCTGAAGGGATCAGCCCCAATAACTCTGCCTGGGATGGGCCCCAGCTCTCTTCTTCAAACAATAACTTTGAACAGACTGTCTCTGATAAAAATATGCCTGACAGTGAGAACCCTACGTCTGTATTCTCTCGGATCTCAGACCATTCAGAGACTCCTTCTACTATGGAGTTATCCTGCAGAAATGGTTCACACAAGTCAAGTTGTGAAATGAGATCTCTGGTTGTTTCCAGCTCATCAAACAAA CAGGATGTTCTTAAGGATTCTGGGAAGATGAAAGGCCATGAGAGAAGACTAGGCAAAGTCATTCCTGTTCTACAAACCAAGACCAG GACTAATGTTCCGACGTTTTCACAATCAAATCTAGAACAGCAGAAGCAGCTTTATCTCAGGAGTGTCATTGCTCATATAGAAGACCCAGAGGACACTAACCAAG